The window AACAGACTCAGGTTTCTCTTTACAACTGGACTGACATACAGTTTCATAATAACAAATGTTAGGGTGCAAAATGTAGAGTTCCAGGCCATAGTTCCGTTATTAAAGGTCTAACattagacaaaaataaaaatgaatgttttaaatattttaaatattcatggcCAGTATTAATATTACTAATGTGTTTTGAAATGGGTTAGAGTGTTTGTTAAGTTTAAACTGTTTTCATGCTTCCCATAATGCTTTTGATGgctttatctttattattatggaTTATGTACAGAATCTAAACTAGCCAAAGTAACAGCTCATCAGCCAGCGTTAAACAGATTCTCCCGATAGGATTtcataattaaatcaaaagacGACTCATCCCCAGTTCCCGCTTTCTGTCATGTCCTATGGGATTACTTTTGTTTGCTTCAGGCTTTTCTGAACCAGCACTGCGGTGAGCTGGTGTCTGTGTGCGAGGCTTATTTAGCGGGCATCATCCTGAGAGAAAAGGGAGCCGAGAACCTCAACGAGGAGCTGATGGTGAGACATAACCCTTCACTTGCTTTTTCCTTCCTACCCAAATACTTTCTATACATTGCAGGTTCAAAGTCAGGTTTCATTCCTGACCTGCTGCTCTTGGATAAACATCGGCCTAAAATAtgtcatatgttttttttaatcaagtatggtttgttttatttgagatcaacatatactgtatacatcAGTTGTGACACACATTCTTCCTAAAGCCGTCTGCTGCTCACCTGAGCTCTGACCGCTCAGAGAGAGGAGCAACGAAGCTCCCCGCTAGTCTCAATTTTGTATTATtccatgtatttttatttccgGTTTCAAAGCACTATGTGTTTTGGGAAAGCACGTTGTTTGGGTGAGGAAACAGCATTTAGTCAGGTTGGAGGGCTgaaactgaggaaaaaaaccATGTCTGGTAGTTGTAAAGCTGTGCTTGTGATAAAGGTGTAACTGAAAAATGCTCTCTGTTCCAGGTGAAACACCTTCACACTCTGGGTGTGGCGTCACTCCAATGTCCCGCCAAGGTTGGCAAAAGGACAGTGCTGCTGGTGGAGTCTGTCCTGACAACACATTCTGACCAACTAGCAGGTAATGAGAACTGACATCTAGGAAACAGAGATACTGTGTTTTTCAAATCCACAGGATCTGAAATAATGTTTCCCAGTGCGTTCTGATCCAACATCTAGCAACCTTGTTTGATGGTTCGAATAAAGAGAATTGCTGAGAGTAGTGTCAAGTGAACTGCTCTCACCACAGTGGGACCAACCAAACCAAAGCACAAGAAACAGATAGCTAGCGTGCGCTGGAACTTCACCAGAAAGCACGGGATCGTGCAGTCTGCGATCATCATCCTAACACTTGGGGGAACGCTGGCTGAATACGAGTTAGTACAGCCTCCAACTGATGGTCCATCTCAGGGAAACATGACAGCTACAGTAgctcaaattttttttttttggaatgaaTAATACTTATTCtctgttatttttatatatattgccTCATGTCTTTATTTCAGGATTAATTACATAGCCATATTCATTCGTTTATTAATTTCATAgccatattttatgtattttatatttaatgagaCAGATCTCATCCAAATGAATGGGACGGCTATATTTCTTCACACAGGGGCGTCTGTCAGTATGGATGCAGCCTAACACTTAATAGACCTGTCAGTGTTTactttgttaaaacattttctgaggGCTTCAGCCTATCATAGAGATAATAGCCCAAATCGTCACATGTATTCTGTGGTAACATGTTCTTTATGTCGGTGACAGAGAACCAGGAGGAGCTGCCAACATCACAGCCTCTGTCCCAGTTCAAAGCGAACTCTCTGCCCACCAGAGTCCGAGCCCATGGAGTCATCACTTTAGGTAAACTGTCCTTCCCTCACTCTATATCATTCTCCTCTGTCTATTTCAGTAATGTCTGATGGTACGAGTCCAAAAGGAGTTTTTGGATGCGAGGGTTCATGCCGCTTCCCAGCATTAGACACCTGACAGGCTACCACCTGATACTGAAAAGTGCATTTTTGCCAGAAATAATCCATGAAGTTGCTGAATCGATCTTAATTTAAGATCAACAACGGTTAGTTAGTTTAAACGTTTTTCAGGTAGTTTCCAAAAGTGGCAAGTCGCACTGGACGCCCCTAATTTACATAAAGTGTCCTAAACTTTTTGCAAATGAGGAGCGATCCAACTTGATGTCTGGTCTCAGGATGCATTGCACAGCTGCTTATTGTAGCCTTAACCCATTGAACTGTGGATCAccaggtagccacgccctacaTAGTTGTActttatcatctattttactctaaaaggGAACatagtttactaaatgaacatcatgctgtattgaagaagagctgaaactagagattgagaacataaactcatgtttacaatgtttactgagggaataaatcaagagagaagtagggtcatttcctcatagacttctatacaattggattttttgcaaccagaggaggcGGCCCCTgttggccattagagagaatggaAGTTTAATGCACTTTTACATTGGTGCAATTTTTCATAACTGGAGGTGGCCGCCTGTTCCTTACATAGACAATGAATGTGAAGCAGCGACATGATGGATCCTGTGTACACTTACCATGTATAAACATTGTTCATGGTCTTAACCTCCAGTGCATTTCTGCTGTCTCATCACACATCTAACGTTTCCTCTCCGTTGGCGTCTATCGTGTTTCAGGTAAACTGTGTCTGCAGCATGAGGAACTCGTCCAGAAGTACCTGCCGGTGTTTGCCAGGGAGCTGGAGGTCGGCACGGAGGTTGCTGTGCGCAACAATGTGGTTGTGATTATGTGTGATCTGTGCATGCGCTACACCAACATCGTGGATCACTACATCCCCAACATCTCCGCTTGTCTGCGGGACAGTGAAGCGGTCATCAGGGAGCAGACTCTCATCATGCTGACCAACCTGCTGCAGGTGGGAACTGTTCAACACTTTTTTCACTGGGCTACAGTTggacaaatatattcaattatttattgcagcttcataaaaaaaaataaaaatggggTGATATCAACatctattattttaaaatggaaGGATTATTTGCTCCCTCTaataacatgtttcttttttcttcagttgACTTGATATaacaacaagcaaacaaatgctatataaaaaaatggaattgtAAATTACAGGGTAAAAATCAACAACTTtttaacttactttttttttaatttaatgtattttcggCCCTGCTgcatttgtaaaaagtcatatatatatatatataaatataaatataaataaatgtatgtgagTATTGTTGGAGGGAAAATCTATGAATCCATTGCCAACAACTGCTTCTCTGTAATTGTTGtgcaaataacaataaaataacttgAAACCAATCCCTTTCATACTACTAGGCTGTTCTCTGAGAATCTTTTAGTGTTTTCAGTGTCCATCCCTGACTGcctgtcttatttttttttctaggaGGAATTTGTGAAATGGAAAGGCTCCCTCTTCTTTCGCTTCATGGTGGCGCTGGTCGACCCGGACCCTGCCATCGCCAGGTAAATCTCCCTGCACAGATAGAAAGATGATGGCTAGGTAGATCATTTCCAAATATAACATCTAAAAAATATAGAAGAAAACGATGCTCACCCTGTATCAAATTTACAGATTATCATACTTAAaactattatatttttgtaaccTTATGTGCCGCTATATTCACTTGCTACCTAATCTTGTTTCAAAGGACTCTGACCGAAAGCTTGCTTTACAAAAAAGCTTATTGAACTGTgctttgagaaaaaataaaacaactaaacAAGTGATTTTAAAACCGTGTTAACCCTTAGATCAATGCATCAAATTGACAGTGGCAGTGTCGGAAAAATTGAAAGCACATACTGTTCTGTGGTTCTTTAGTATCCAGTTAGACCTGGGCTGCATCATGTATTGTAGGatttaccaaaacaaacacattggcAGTCTTTTGAGGTATCCATGACATGATAATAAGGAATGCATATgcgatttgtttttttggctctaGCTACAAAAGCAGTTTAACACCGTAACACTTTAAACCTAAATCTTTGTTTTAGTGTTGTTACTATCTAATATTGCTCTGTGTGCCTGAAGAAATCCGGCACAGTATCAAAACCTAAGTGCCTCCTGTTTTCTTGCCCCAGCATATGCGAGTACTGCCTGCTCCACCTGTTGCTGAAGAAGAACCCCGAAATGTTCAGCCAGCACTTCATCGAGTGCATCTTCCACTTCAACTCCTACAACAAACACAAGTCCTACAACAAATTCACCCAAAGTGAGAGGTATGAAGCTGTGTGGATATTAGTTCTGTCATCCGGTCACCATGTAGCTTTAtgtatcctgttttttttttgtctattcattggcttattttttatttttttaaatccttgcAGAGAAAAGGTTCGGTTCTCACTGAAAGGAGCTCAGCACCGGCAGAACCGTTTTCGGATCTACCGCTTCCTGTTGGAACACTTCACGGACGCCCAGCGCTTCAACATCACCGTCAAGATCAACCAGACCATCTTaggtgaacatgtgtgtgtgtgtgtgtgtgtgtgtgtgtgtgtgtgtgttgtgtgtgtgtgtgtgtggattgaaAAGTAAAAACCAGCGCAAGAAAGCGCTTGTGCAAAAAAAGAAGTCGCTCGTAACATCTTACCTTTTcctatcccagcatgctttgcaGACGAGGAGCTGCCGTTGGATGCGGATGGCGCCGAGATATTGTCAGAGACCTTCAACATCTTGAGTCTGAAGGAGATGAAGCTGCAGGCCATAACTACTCCAGCAGCAGGCGCCACAggggaggaagcagaggaggagaacatgGCCACCATGGCGAAGGTCGTCCTGCAGGCTGCACAGAAGAAGGTGGTGTCTCAGGTGAGAAATGTTATCCAAATTACTTGCAATCAATTACATTCCTTTACTAATGTAATTACTCAGCTGCGAAAGTAGTGTTACATGACTTGTAACTTTACTTTCATTTCTCAGCTCAGCTATGTCAATGATCACACTTTATATAATCCCAACCGACACGCCACAGCCgctgtatttaaaatgtgtagaATTAAATGTGTCAATATTTCAAAGTACCGTCAAAATGATAGACAACAAGACAGTCTAACTTAACCACTGGTCTGATACTAATACAAGCCTTTACCAGCTGTTAAATATCACTGCAAAAATTCTGTGGAGCTTTCGGGTGAGCTCCTCTCAGCGTCCTGCTTTTGGTCCACAGGTCCAGAAGAAGGCCTTCATAGAGAACACAGTTCCTCTCATCATCAGCCTGAAGAGCATGCTGGAGCAAAAACACTCTCCCGTCCTCAGAGACCTCATGGCCTACCTTCAGGTGAGACCACAGCACTGACACATCAACGCTCTCTGCATCTTCATTTGAAGAGGGAACTGATGTTCAGCACGATGTATGGCCCTGGAGCAAGAGGCCCCCTCTTGCGAGCCCGCtcccaaactttttttgtgGCTCTACTCTAGGTAACGATGCAGGACTACCGTAACGAGGTGAAGGAGTTTTTCTCTGGGGACGAGCAGCTGGCGGTTGAGCTGGAGTTTGCTCTGAAGACGgctgagaaggagagagagatggcagaACAGATGGACAACTGCAGCTTGACAGGAGACGCCAGGACTCCCACTGCACAGGTCAGAAAACACCACATACACAACGAACACGAAGAGGTGAGATACTGAGTGCAATTGCCAGCATTTAATaacaacaaacttttatttGGTAGTCtcgtataaaaaaatattcctaaTTATTCCACAatatattaattgtttttagaACAATGGTGGAGATTAAATTAGAagttaaaacaaaccaaacatgtattccattgtattttttaaatttgcattgtgatttacagaaaagcataaaacataaaatgttaataaataaaaaaaattatataatgtCAGATATGCACTCTGCTAGGATGAATATGTGAAAAGTAGTTGTTAactctgatgtttttgttatggCATTCTAATTTTGACAGATATTTGCTgtctttattataatatttaaataaactgtaaactaaaataaagtgaTTAGAGCTGAAACGATCAGTCAATTGATTGATTAGTCAGTCCACAGAAAAGTAAAGAGGAACTTTTTCCATAACTGATTTATCAGTTTTGTAAACATTCTAAACTTTTTCTAGGCTTTTCTTGACCTTCTATCACAGTAAATTCTTACACAATAAAGGACTGTGGAAGAATGACCAagaatgattaattgattaattgacacTACAATCGGCAGATTAATTGTTGataaaattaataattatagTGTGTCAAAAGTGTTTCTAGAAGGCCTGGAGATCCGTAAATTGATTCAGATTAAGCATCTAACGTAAAGCCCTTAAATGGTCCTGAGATATCATATTGTGTAGATATTGTAAATCTGaaagtctttttaaatgtttcttgattttttttccctttctagccattctttgttttaatagatttttgaaaatataaattaaaaaaatttgcactttcaaatataaatagatttttaaaaaataaatacaatatatgaaatattacCTTAAGTGTTGAGAGgtttattatttctgtaaaCTATTCTctcatgtttaaaaatgattgatttgtttaagttattacattattaacaaGTTGCTGGCCAGTGTCTCTGACTTCCCTGCCGTCAGTGAAGGTATCATGGTGGTTCTGCTCTCTCCTCAGTGTTCAGTCCAGGGCTCTCCCGTCAGGACCAGGCCACTCCTCCCGTTCATCTTCGCCACACCACAGCCGCCACTTCGGAACACCCTGTCTGCCAGAGTGGCACACACTGACAGGTAGGTTTTTCCACCACAGCAGCTCATCAACATGAAAGACTCACTCAGGCTGTTGTCCTCTTTATATTGATCATTGAGTTCAGTGGACAGCGTGTAAGGGtcattgttgatttaaaaaatatatatatacgtttGAGCCAGGGAAGGTGGGGTAATATTCAGAAAATAACTAAACATTTCCAAGATTAAAACGCTTAATTTAGTATAATTTGGATATACTGTTGGATTGAAAATTTAACTTAGTAGAAAAACTCacaaatatgtatatgtgtgtctctgAGATTAAACTCAGAAATGTACGGAAAAAGAAGCACTACTGAATGACGGAACAAATGCTGGTATTGAATCAGCAATTTTTCATTGGATTCCCTTGATTTCTCTTTAGTTGAGCATGCTCATTGCatcagtgagaaaaaaatgacaatatatatatatatgtatgtgtgtgtgtgtgtgtgtgtgtgtgtgtgtgtgtgtgtgtgtgtgtgtgtgtgtgtgtgtgtgtgtgtgtgtgtgtgtgtgtgtgtgtgtgtgtgtgtgtgtgtgtgtgtgtgtgtgtatgtgtgtgtgtgtgtgtgtgtgtgtgtgtgtgtgtgtgtgtgtgtgtgtgtgtgtgtgtgtgtgtgtgtactgtgtgtgtgtgtgtgtgtgtgtgtgtgtgtgtgtgtgtgtgtgtgtgtgtgtgtgcgtgtgatcaGGCGTGTGCACAGTTCCAGGCGGGAGGAACATGTCCGGTCTAAGTCAATCGCTCTGGAAGGAACAGGTACTACTTTTAGTTGGGGATTAGAGGGTCTCAGCACAAATCACATCCCGTTTTCATCTGGATTAGTTTTAAACTGATTATTATCTCATTTTAATCCAGCTGAAATTTTTTAGGGGTTTattcacatgaaaaaaacaacaattttgcCATAATAAAGGAGAggatgttggttttgttttttacagatttgtttctgctgaaaaaaaatatttaatttaccaGTTTTAAATTCTATTCAATGGGTACAGACAGCTTCTTATGGAGTTGCATCCGTTTTTGGATACAGTCTTTCAAAACTAATTTAAGGAAATGGGGCGGGAAGCGGCTGCACTTTATAAATTACAGATTAAATCTATATTTGAGCAAAGATGTAATGCAATTATTTCATATCATTCCCAATCTGATTGTCATCGTTTTGATACTTAATCCAATCAGACCGACTGAAAGTAGTTTTAATCCAACATCAGTATTTGATGGGAGTCACAGCGTCctgattgtattttttctttgacttccCAGTGATGTCTAAAGGAGCCGTGAATAACAGAGCCATCAGCACACCAAAAGGTACAACTCTATGGCGGGGTGTGAACCTCCACAGCTCATCACACACCTGATATTCAGTCCGTGCTGTCATCCACATGATCCTCCAGCCTGAGTGTTACTGGGATGCAAAAACAGACTTGAGACTCCTCTTCTACACATGGTTGTGTTCTCACAGCTgaatatattttcctttaaagtgtattttaaagCTTATTAAGATTCTTTCCAAGAGTCAAATGTTCAGATGGATATtaatctcatgtctgtgttaGGTGTCGAGATGTAATTAGcctagtttagcataaagactagaagcaGGGGGGCAACTGTTAGCCAGCTCTAAAACTCACTGATTAACACGTTGCATCTCTTTGTTTGATCTGATAACAGACTAAAATCTAACAAAACAACACTTTATGATTTTATGGGGAGTTACATGCTGGAGCCatttcttaaatacattttagatatactttttaatcaattaaacatttcatctgtcctcctcccttTAATCCAGGAGTCAACATTAACTTGACGTTTGATGAAGGAGTCAGCGCGATCTTCGGAACAAGTAAGCTGCTCTGATTTCTCACTCAATCCCACTCATCCGGTGTTCAGGCAGCAGTGTGTGAGCATGAGAACATTAATCTGTGTCTACTGTGTCCCCCACAGGTGTCATCGGGGAGACCAGTGTTCTTCACGTGCGGTCAAATGAGCAGCAGTGAGTGCACTACTTCGATCATTGCGTCCACACATTCCACTTTTTTGGTCACAGTTCTTGTTCTAGAGGGCACTCTCACATATAGTTGGAGTGCAGTAACAATAGTTTCAtctaaataaaaaggtaaaagccGTATTTTTACTCACCTTAAACCACCATTTGTGAATGAAAAATCAACCCATTATCATAGTAAGTACAGTAGGTCAGAGGATTCCATGTCCTATATGGTATATTCTTTGGCATCAAGCCCTTGTCAGGGAATCAAACATTCTAGATTTTTTGCACATAGCGCACATTTCGAGGTCAAAGACACACTTGTAAAATGCATTTCACTTCTTATAAATTCTTCGCAATGAAGACACCCACCTTGCCTcttatttttgctgcttaccCTTCCTCCCTACAGGAGAGTTTTTTTGGAAGAATAATCACTAACAAAGCTGCTCTAATTTGATGATTAACACATTTACCTATAAACTCAATGTGAGCCAGGCCACCTCTGCTTGTGGTCTGGCTGATCCGATCCTAAATGCGCGGAGCGCATAAGCAGATGACAAAATTGTCATTTAAAACGACAAGTCTTAACAAGACCATAGATACTTCAAAGGTCATTTCACTCAGCTCGGAACCTTCGTAAGCAAAAAAAGACTATTCACCCGCAACCTGTCTTTTCATGtgatttattgacaaaaaaaagtaaatctacCAAAATATGATTACAATATATTCTTCATACCAGTGTTATATCTCCACACAGTTGTATTCGTCCTGATTCAGAGATATCTTTCTAtgagatttctgcctccacACAGTAAAAGGAAGGCGCATGGAATCAAGTTTTGTGGTCCTCACAATACCTTTTCATTTGGGGCCCTTTCAATTAGAACTGCCTCTGTTTCTAgtcttaaacatttttatttatatttatttacaccCATACAGAGaaggtttcattttaaaactctgctctggtgtttgtgtatttcagaGCTCACGGCCTGAGGCAGTGGAACGTGCAGTCTCCTCTCCGCCAGAGGAAAAAGTCCTCTAAAGTTTAGATGACATACCACCTTACgtctgtttatttgtcttttcaacAACTAGTAGTAACTACTCATTACTTTCCATTCACGTGCTGTTGATTTATATTCCCTCATCTTTATCATTATATACATTGTCATTTGTCCTTTCATCTGTTTGGTAATAAAGGTATAGaatatgtttttgttgccaGATTCTTGTTGCCAGATTCTTgtcaaaacattaattaatattCCTACTGTTTGATTAGTTTTTAGCTGGGAGAATCAGTGGACAACCAATTTCTCATGTGAATATCAAAATACCCTTGTCCTGAGATCccatgtgaataaaaacatgtaaacaaaatgtaaaaagaaaaaaataggttTCTNNNNNNNNNNNNNNNNNNNNNNNNNNNNNNNNNNNNNNNNNNNNNNNNNNNNNNNNNNNNNNNNNNNNNNNNNNNNNNNNNNNNNNNNNNNNNNNNNNNNGAAGAAGTTCTGCTAATCAACTTGTGCATCATCAGCATGTACAGAAACCTACAAtcataatcacaataataatattacatacAGACTATTTCCAACATATGTCAGGTGATCATTGTCCCAATTGTGTTACCTTTGAGCTTCTGGAGAAGTTGAACAGCCACTTGATGAAGCTGGCATAGTCTGTACTTTCCATCTGGGACGTCAACATACCCACAGCCTGGGCTCCATGGCTACGAAACTCGCTCTTCTCCACAATCTAAACGTCCACAGCAGAAACATTATATCACAGCTTTTAGTCAagtatttgttttgtcaaaaatatTGCATAGTTGATATTGTCAACTGTAGTGTTAAATGCCATCTGGCGTCTCATCATGGGAAAAAGGTTGTGAGGAACATATTTCGTCAATTTTTCTATAAATGAAATGAACCCTGGTGCACAAGCACTGACTAgtgagtttttcatgatatgtccccttaaAGACCCAAACAGTTGACACAGACTCTCTGAACttaacacaaacaggaagtgcatCACTGCCAAATGTTTGGTGGAGGAGTTACCTGGAAGCAGATATGCTGCAGGAGGATTTGCAGGATAGGAAGGGCAATCTCTTTCAGCTTATCCACGAGGTGACTAtaatcacaaacacataaatcatGTACAAagtcatatatacatatagtcATGATACATTTCATTAGATTTGTAACATCTACAGATTTAGTAGCAGGAGACATACAGATAAAATCCAGCTGCACTCCTCTTAATGTCCAGCAGATGGTCGTAAGTTTTGTTCAGCAAGTGCAACACACTTTCTGCGCTCAACAAGTGCAATTTCGCATTTGTGAAACAAAACATACTTTAACATCAATTCCCctatttagctttattttgattattttaaattaatatggTTAACCAGTACCAGCATTTTTGGTTTCCTCTTGACTAATATCAAATTTTCCGGTCTGAACATGTTAAGTAGAGACAACTGGTCATATTTTAATGGTTCTGTATTGGCCATCAACACGTATGATTCAtatcaaatcatttaaataatttaagcTTATAAACATAATCATTATTAACCAGGATCTTCAGTGTTTGGATCAAAAAGTTAATTCAGCTGTTAGTATGTGTCtcttacatatttattcaacattaaaGTGAACATATGTATTGGAACGGATCTGATATCAGCAGGTACTAGAGATGCACGGACTGCAATTTTCTTGGCCGATTCCGGTTTCAGATTATtaacaattaaaatgttctttctttCCACAAACTATATTTGATGAACACCAATGAcatgatgtgtgttttatgctGTACTGTGTGCCACAGCTGCAGTGGTGTGCGTGGCATGCACGTTGGTGTTTGTGGCTGTGACGTTGATGTATGTGCCGCTGTGTGGACAATGTAAAACCATCATGTGTGTTCATTTGACTGGGTAAAAAGAGGTATGTCAGACTGATCGATCAGTGCAACTCCGGTAGATACCCAATGttaaaaaaacctgtttttcaGATCAGGAACTGGACCAAAACAGCTTGATCGGGACATCCCTGACGTTATGCATTGCATTTCAAAGTTAGTATTGAACTGTACTGAATATACAGAACTGTCTTCAATTTGTGAAAAAGGTTTAATGATCAAGGATCTCATGCTGAAATGTGTGAGCACACCATATAAAGATTGAAACATATCGTTCTACAACTGATCAAAACACAGCCGTTTACCAAACAAAATGGATGGCCTGGTCTCGGGTGGAGATGATGGCCTGGTTGGGTATGAGGAGGGAGGGTTTCCCTCTGTTGCCTTTATTCATCATCAGGATCACGTAGAGAAGCCGGTGGAAGACCCTCCGCAGGGACTGGACAACGGACACATCGGTTAATATTAGAAACATCATTCTGTTATGGGTTTGACCTGTTAACCCCTAGCCCTCGGAAAGAAACACCTCAAACGGCACACCCAAAATGATTCAGGAAAAGCTCCTCAACCATAAGGCGTATACGCATTTCCCTTGTCTCCTTTGAAAGGTAAGAAGCTAAGGAGTACAAATCCGTTGTAAATAAACCAATTTCTATTTTCTAAATTTGATGAAAAAGCCCTAAAATACAACATTCATCATCACAGTTATTAAGATAAACTCAGGCAGTCTCCATGCTTTggtcatgttttctgtttactgGTAGTTTTACGTCAAAACACTGTTTCTATTTCCTTATAGCCATGGTACAAACAACATAAATCTccaaaaaaagattgaaatagTAACACAACTAATAGCGATCAATATTCATACATAACCAAAGAGCTCCATGCTATAGGACAGATAATCCGCTATCAATCAGAATGTTAATTCTTATGACCCAAAAAATATAATCTAACAGTCAAGAAATCCTCTTCATGAAGACAGTGCCAAAGAAGTCTGTGGATTATCTAGAGTAGCTGGGACATTATTTGTCAAATTGTTAAGAATAGCTGCGCATTTAGTGAGAGAAACCAACAAGTGTGCATACTATTGGCCGACCACGGACTCAGAGTATTGGCTCTTACTTCTTTCTGGTCTCCGTGTAGTGGCGAGCAGAGCAGCTGCAGGCCGTAGAAAGCCATCTCAGGAACACTCCTCAGCTTGGTTATATCCCTgttcaaaaataacaaaactgtCAGCTCTCGCAAAACCTGCACACATTCTTTAatcaagacagagagagaatcgAAAGAGACAACTCACTGTGGAGCCGCAAAGGTCACCTCTCCAATGACCGGCTCAAAGTAAAGTAACTTGCTAAAGATCTGCggaggaaacagaaacacatgaaaacactgcAATGTGGCACGGAGCGGGCGTGACGATGACATCATTAGCTACCTGCGTGCAGCTGCCGGCGCTCTGTGGTCTGTCCTTGAGCGGAAAGGTGTGCAGGAGTCTGAGGAGGCTTTGAACCAGGAGAACCACAGCAGCTCTGACCTTTACCAAGTCCTGGGTAGTGAAATgaagctcctcttcctcctcttcttcctctgcctcaTCCACTTCCATCTGAGGATAACAGAGACAGGCGCTATCATTTCTCAACACCCTCTACACTCTATTAGGGCCCTAAGACATCCAGAAGGTTTTAGGAAATTTCAACctgaactaaaaaaaactaaatgtgaagTCAGTGTGTGAAAGTCTGAATTAAACTGTTGTGCCATCATATTACGAGTTGATTCATTTCAGATACAGGACTTTACCTCTGTAGTTTCTTTCCGCTGTGGTTTGGAGCGTTTGCCATCTGCCTGAGAGCTCTTCAG is drawn from Anoplopoma fimbria isolate UVic2021 breed Golden Eagle Sablefish chromosome 6, Afim_UVic_2022, whole genome shotgun sequence and contains these coding sequences:
- the LOC129092762 gene encoding condensin-2 complex subunit D3-like; protein product: MSVISALEFLRLNEIPEAWVDAVWDLEFTERKPLDDTIEDELAFSEDKAFRTLYQCLLAHAADQQDGASQSIWAILGENGVSIKSLVAVLSFFVLAGKAKTANVQQRVNGLHAASLYLLLLGIPGSIATKIFHEVLLDTCSDLTSHCWPQDSGRKRKKDGLKSSQADGKRSKPQRKETTEMEVDEAEEEEEEEELHFTTQDLVKVRAAVVLLVQSLLRLLHTFPLKDRPQSAGSCTQIFSKLLYFEPVIGEVTFAAPQDITKLRSVPEMAFYGLQLLCSPLHGDQKESLRRVFHRLLYVILMMNKGNRGKPSLLIPNQAIISTRDQAIHFVCHLVDKLKEIALPILQILLQHICFQIVEKSEFRSHGAQAVGMLTSQMESTDYASFIKWLFNFSRSSKVTQLGQ